A stretch of the Arvicanthis niloticus isolate mArvNil1 chromosome 17, mArvNil1.pat.X, whole genome shotgun sequence genome encodes the following:
- the Dlk2 gene encoding protein delta homolog 2 has protein sequence MPSGCRCLNLVCLLCILGATSQPAGADDCSSHCDLAHGCCAPDGSCRCDPGWEGLHCERCVKMPGCQHGTCHQPWQCICHSGWAGKFCDKDEHICTSQSPCQNGGQCVYDGGGEYHCVCLPGFHGRGCERKAGPCEQAGFPCRNGGQCQDNQGFALNFTCRCLAGFMGAHCEVNVDDCLMRPCANGATCIDGINRFSCLCPEGFAGRFCTINLDDCASRPCQRGARCRDRVHDFDCLCPSGYGGKTCELVLPTPDPATTGTPQTPTSAAVVPATGPAPHSAGAGLLRISVKEVVRRQEAGLGESSLVALVVFGSLTAALVLATVLLTLRAWRRGICPSGPCCYPAPHYAPARQDQECQVSMLPAGFPLSPDLPPEPGKTTAL, from the exons ATGCCCAGCGGCTGCCGCTGCCTAAATCTCGTGTGCCTGCTGTGCATCCTGGGGGCAACCAGCCAGCCTGCCGGAG CGGATGACTGCAGCTCCCACTGTGACCTGGCCCACGGCTGCTGCGCTCCTGACGGCTCCTGCAG GTGTGACCCAGGCTGGGAGGGGCTGCACTGTGAGCGTTGCGTGAAGATGCCCGGCTGCCAGCATGGTACCTGCCACCAGCCCTGGCAGTGCATCTGCCACAGTGGCTGGGCAGGAAAGTTCTGTGACAAAG ATGAGCACATCTGTACCTCACAGTCACCCTGCCAGAATGGAGGCCAGTGTGTATATGACGGGGGTGGTGAGTACCACTGTGTGTGCCTGCCAGGCTTCCATGGACGTGGCTGTGAGCGCAAGGCTGGACCTTGTGAGCAGGCAGG CTTCCCGTGCCGGAATGGAGGGCAGtgccaggacaaccagggttttGCCCTCAACTTCACATGCCGCTGCTTGGCAGGATTCATGGGTGCCCACTGTGAGGTCAATGTGGATGACTGTCTGATGAGGCCTTGCGCTAACGGTGCCACATGTATTGATGGCATAAACCGCTTTTCCTGCCTTTGTCCTGAGGGCTTCGCTGGACGCTTCTGCACCATCAACCTAGATGACTGTGCCAGTCGCCCGTGTCAGAGAGGCGCCCGTTGCAGGGACCGTGTCCATGACTTTGACTGTCTGTGCCCCAGTGGCTATGGTGGCAAGACTTGTGAGCTTGTCTTACCTACCCCAGACCCTGCCACAACGGGCACCCCACAAACGCCCACCTCAGCTGCAGTTGTACCTGCTACGGGGCCAGCCCCTCACAGTGCAGGGGCGGGCCTGCTAAGGATCTCCGTAAAGGAGGTGGTGCGAAGACAAGAGGCTGGGCTTGGTGAGTCTAGTCTGGTTGCCCTGGTGGTGTTTGGGTCCctcactgctgctctggtcctggCCACTGTGTTGCTGACCCTGAGGGCATGGCGCCGAGGCATATGCCCCAGTGGGCCCTGTTGCTACCCAGCCCCACACTATGCCCCAGCTCGGCAGGATCAGGAGTGTCAGGTTAGCATGCTGCCAGCAGGGTTCCCTCTGTCACCAGACCTGCCCCCTGAGCCTGGTAAGACCACAGCGCTGTGA